The Methanococcoides methylutens MM1 genome has a window encoding:
- a CDS encoding MarR family transcriptional regulator: protein MKSRIRTTLTAGIFIISSIVVINVLLVNNPVVIQIEGDAFKIIDIPYKYTVNEAYMLLFSAFLCGFSLALVLLDIGVFQTDPQEKKTMKERSMEDTALKDRTLENFQEPEKRDISGIILKALTGDEKKTVEIILNNEGRILQNELVNSLDFSKAKVSRILINLEKRGIIRKSKYGLTNCISLADDIRGETK, encoded by the coding sequence ATGAAGTCCAGAATCAGAACAACATTGACAGCAGGGATCTTCATAATATCAAGTATAGTTGTGATCAACGTACTTCTGGTAAACAACCCTGTTGTCATACAAATTGAAGGCGATGCTTTCAAGATAATAGATATTCCCTACAAATATACGGTTAATGAAGCATACATGCTACTGTTCTCTGCCTTCCTCTGTGGATTTAGTCTTGCCCTAGTACTCCTTGATATTGGTGTATTTCAAACCGATCCGCAGGAGAAGAAAACCATGAAGGAAAGGTCAATGGAGGATACAGCATTGAAGGACAGAACATTGGAGAACTTTCAAGAACCAGAAAAAAGGGACATCTCGGGCATCATATTGAAAGCCCTTACCGGCGATGAAAAGAAGACCGTTGAAATTATCCTGAATAACGAAGGCCGTATCCTTCAGAATGAACTTGTGAACTCTCTTGATTTTTCAAAGGCCAAAGTGTCAAGGATACTCATCAATCTTGAAAAGCGTGGAATTATCAGGAAAAGTAAGTATGGACTTACCAATTGCATCTCACTTGCTGATGATATAAGGGGTGAAACGAAATGA
- a CDS encoding HEAT repeat domain-containing protein has product MVTGSTLGCIDADKAQEKNLTLEDIKSENESIRQDAIGNLGNIGDEQSTDILIGILLDTNESDEIRISAVKALEETGDGKAISPLISVLEENDPSLLIEISETLVQFGDPATEMLISTFADNGKPEFRTNLMYVLCMIADEDIDYFIEKLNDDDINTRRNTAFVLAELGDERTLDALIVALEDDDWIVRRQAARGLGNIGHKKAVAPLIQAMGNTSEAREIRSNAAIALGQIGDDEAVEPLIQALEDDDWLLPRSAATALGEIGDTKAVPELTAALKRDEDLTVLNAAMALEKLDGSGVDKLIDLLDDDDKDVQKNAAYALAGIGGEKAIGPLIDLLEDANEHEDARAAAASSLGTIGDTDAVLPLIRVLEDETEPTAVRKSTISALRRIGDERATKPIIEGLKDDDPQIREAAAFALGEMGDESALDALILSLEDENWRVRISAIKALQNFDDDKTLLPISDLLEDDYWAVRKTASQTLSTIGSQQAIPPLIEAIGVEKEKDVKTAMVRSLGDIDDGSSIDLFIQLLQDKSEFRSVREAAVIAIGKPGNEQALDPLIQLMLDETEAIELRLEAANSLGRIGSHDAIDPLSRISQDPGEHYDLRTAAQEAIANIGSVP; this is encoded by the coding sequence GTGGTAACCGGATCCACTCTCGGTTGTATTGATGCGGACAAGGCCCAGGAAAAAAATCTTACCCTTGAGGACATTAAAAGTGAGAACGAATCGATCCGTCAGGATGCGATCGGGAATCTAGGAAACATTGGTGATGAGCAATCCACGGATATTCTGATAGGAATATTGCTGGACACGAATGAATCTGACGAGATTCGCATCAGTGCAGTGAAAGCCCTTGAAGAAACAGGAGATGGAAAAGCGATATCACCACTTATATCCGTTCTGGAAGAGAATGATCCGTCACTGTTGATAGAAATATCTGAAACCCTTGTCCAATTTGGCGATCCTGCAACAGAAATGCTCATATCCACATTTGCTGATAACGGCAAACCCGAATTCAGGACAAATCTGATGTATGTACTTTGCATGATCGCAGACGAGGACATTGATTATTTCATTGAAAAGCTGAATGATGACGATATAAATACTCGGAGAAATACTGCATTCGTTCTTGCCGAGCTGGGAGATGAAAGAACATTGGATGCTCTGATAGTTGCGCTTGAGGATGATGACTGGATTGTCAGGAGACAGGCAGCCAGAGGTCTCGGGAACATTGGGCACAAAAAAGCCGTTGCTCCCCTTATCCAGGCCATGGGCAATACAAGTGAAGCCCGGGAAATTCGCAGTAATGCTGCAATTGCTCTTGGCCAGATCGGAGACGATGAGGCAGTGGAGCCCCTTATACAGGCATTAGAGGATGATGATTGGCTACTCCCAAGAAGTGCGGCAACCGCTCTTGGAGAGATCGGTGATACTAAAGCTGTACCCGAGCTTACTGCCGCATTAAAAAGAGACGAAGATCTCACTGTACTCAATGCCGCTATGGCTCTTGAAAAGCTGGATGGCAGTGGAGTCGACAAATTAATTGATCTATTGGACGATGATGACAAAGATGTTCAGAAAAATGCAGCATATGCTCTGGCCGGTATCGGTGGTGAAAAAGCAATAGGTCCACTAATAGATCTGCTGGAAGATGCTAACGAGCATGAAGATGCAAGGGCAGCTGCAGCAAGTTCATTGGGAACAATAGGTGATACGGACGCTGTCCTGCCACTTATCCGGGTACTCGAGGATGAAACTGAACCCACCGCTGTCAGGAAATCAACAATAAGTGCATTAAGACGGATCGGAGACGAAAGAGCAACGAAACCGATAATTGAGGGTCTGAAAGATGATGACCCGCAAATCCGGGAAGCTGCAGCATTCGCTCTCGGAGAGATGGGGGATGAGAGTGCACTGGATGCACTTATCCTGTCACTGGAAGATGAGAACTGGAGGGTGAGGATATCCGCAATAAAAGCTCTTCAGAACTTTGATGACGACAAGACCTTACTTCCAATTAGCGATCTGCTGGAAGATGATTATTGGGCCGTCAGAAAGACAGCATCCCAAACACTTAGCACAATTGGAAGTCAGCAGGCAATACCTCCACTCATTGAAGCGATTGGTGTAGAAAAGGAGAAAGATGTAAAGACTGCCATGGTGAGGAGCCTTGGGGACATTGACGATGGATCATCAATAGATCTGTTCATCCAGCTATTGCAGGACAAGTCTGAATTCCGGAGTGTCCGGGAAGCTGCAGTCATAGCCATTGGAAAACCCGGGAATGAACAGGCGTTAGATCCTTTAATTCAGTTAATGCTGGACGAAACGGAAGCAATTGAACTGAGGTTAGAAGCTGCAAATTCGCTAGGTAGGATCGGAAGTCATGATGCTATCGACCCACTTTCCCGGATATCTCAGGACCCGGGAGAGCATTATGACTTAAGAACCGCTGCGCAAGAAGCCATTGCGAATATAGGAAGTGTTCCATAA
- a CDS encoding DNA topoisomerase IV subunit A produces the protein MADDVESRYSQQKKQHDLLAKNRLLGLTESLYDQFVDEVVPNVSISSRTKNNIEYSEDSDVWVYGDRETQRTAKTVKGAFQLLKTVHSVDFLVKNHLAQDRGSTLRELYYISENWDIAKFREQAESNRLIEDLEIITALQREYFHMRPEEDGATMFGPIRIREETKRGARVIHCQEDIGESGYQIPFNVENIEFLDHDAKFIIAIETGGMYARLIENGFDEKYNAILVHLKGQPARSTRRLIKRMNEELGIPVVVFTDGDPWSYRIFASVAYGAIKSAHLSEFMATPAAKFIGVQPSDIVEYELSTDKLTDKDIDALRSEMTDPRFASDYWKEQISLQLNIKKKAEQQAFAGKGLDFVTDTYLPNRLSEMDII, from the coding sequence ATGGCAGATGATGTAGAGTCAAGATATTCACAACAGAAGAAACAGCATGATCTGCTGGCAAAGAACCGCTTGCTAGGCCTGACAGAGAGCCTTTACGACCAGTTCGTGGACGAGGTCGTCCCGAATGTCAGCATTTCAAGCCGTACCAAGAACAATATAGAGTACAGCGAGGACAGTGATGTCTGGGTCTATGGTGACCGTGAGACTCAGAGGACCGCCAAGACCGTCAAGGGTGCTTTCCAGTTGCTAAAGACTGTACATTCGGTGGATTTCCTTGTAAAGAACCACCTGGCACAGGATCGTGGTTCGACCTTGAGGGAGTTGTATTACATCTCCGAGAACTGGGATATCGCCAAGTTCCGTGAGCAGGCCGAGAGTAACAGGCTGATCGAAGACCTTGAGATCATAACAGCACTCCAGAGGGAATATTTCCACATGCGTCCGGAAGAGGACGGTGCTACAATGTTCGGTCCGATCAGGATACGCGAGGAAACAAAACGTGGTGCACGTGTAATACACTGTCAGGAGGATATCGGTGAGAGCGGTTACCAGATCCCGTTCAACGTTGAGAACATAGAGTTCCTTGACCATGATGCCAAGTTCATCATTGCCATAGAGACTGGTGGTATGTACGCGAGACTTATCGAGAATGGCTTTGATGAGAAGTATAATGCCATCCTTGTGCACCTTAAGGGTCAGCCCGCCAGGTCAACACGCCGTCTCATCAAGAGGATGAACGAAGAGCTCGGTATACCAGTAGTGGTCTTTACTGATGGTGACCCGTGGTCCTACAGGATCTTTGCATCGGTCGCTTACGGTGCTATCAAGAGTGCTCACCTTTCGGAGTTCATGGCAACACCTGCAGCCAAGTTCATTGGCGTGCAGCCATCCGATATCGTGGAATACGAGCTTTCCACTGACAAGCTCACCGACAAGGATATCGATGCATTGCGAAGTGAGATGACAGACCCGAGGTTTGCAAGCGACTACTGGAAAGAACAGATAAGCCTGCAGCTTAATATTAAGAAAAAGGCCGAACAACAGGCCTTTGCAGGAAAAGGTCTGGATTTCGTGACGGATACGTATCTTCCGAACAGGCTGAGTGAGATGGATATTATCTAA
- a CDS encoding DNA topoisomerase VI subunit B, which yields MAAPIAEELAKKQQAISVAEFFEKNRQILGFDSAPRSLITTVKEAVDNSLDACEEAEILPDILLHIERVGKDNVSVIIEDNGPGIIKEQIPKVFAKLLYGSRFHALKQSRGQQGIGISASVLYAQLTAGHPTKIISKIGSGSPAHHYELMINTSTNDPEILLDEVIDWDRPHGTRVEMEMEASYVKGRRQSIYEYLKATAIVNPHARVTLIEPDGNEVIFERATDKLPVPAKEILPHPHGIELGTLMKMLRYTERQKLAPFLRYSFSKIGLLTAEEICKAAGLDPEMPPSEISRDMSKKLLDAFKKVKIMSPPTDCLSPIGEELIYKGLEKEFSVDFIATTTRSASVFSGNPFVVEVGIAYGGDLQKDDRVDIMRFANRVPLLYQQGGCVTTHAVEGIKWKQYGLNQPGGGMPTGPVVILIHVASTNVPFTSESKDAIAEIPEIRDEVELAIKEVSRKLNRYLKRQGTLKKRREKEVIITKVLPKMAQKLADTLERDVPDINPVVAKVMGNLLVMRKVELDGNGGANVSVTVKNHGSKLADFKLHDMLPYEIQDVVPEPKIISMGSDYDYVWNLKLSPDASKAVTYKLETVTESDISRLPQLIVEGIEEELVTGAKAIKGVI from the coding sequence ATGGCAGCCCCAATTGCAGAAGAACTTGCAAAAAAGCAACAGGCGATAAGCGTTGCGGAATTCTTTGAGAAGAACAGGCAGATCCTTGGTTTTGATTCGGCACCACGCAGTCTTATCACTACCGTAAAGGAAGCAGTGGACAATTCCCTTGATGCATGTGAGGAGGCGGAGATCCTACCGGATATCCTTCTTCATATCGAGCGTGTGGGAAAGGACAATGTCTCGGTGATAATCGAAGACAATGGTCCCGGTATCATAAAGGAGCAGATCCCCAAGGTATTTGCAAAATTGCTTTACGGTTCACGTTTCCATGCACTGAAACAGAGCCGTGGACAGCAGGGTATCGGAATATCTGCTTCTGTCCTTTACGCCCAGCTCACAGCAGGCCACCCCACAAAGATCATCTCCAAGATCGGCAGTGGCTCCCCTGCTCACCACTATGAGCTTATGATCAATACCAGTACCAATGACCCGGAGATCCTTCTTGATGAGGTAATTGACTGGGACCGTCCCCATGGTACTCGTGTGGAGATGGAGATGGAAGCTTCCTATGTAAAGGGTCGCAGGCAGTCTATCTACGAGTACCTGAAAGCAACTGCCATCGTTAATCCTCATGCAAGGGTCACACTTATCGAGCCGGACGGTAATGAGGTCATCTTTGAAAGGGCCACGGACAAGCTTCCTGTGCCTGCAAAGGAGATCCTGCCACATCCTCACGGCATTGAGCTCGGTACGCTCATGAAGATGCTTCGCTACACAGAGCGCCAGAAGCTTGCACCGTTCTTACGTTATTCTTTCTCCAAGATCGGCCTGCTGACCGCCGAGGAGATCTGCAAGGCAGCAGGGCTCGACCCTGAGATGCCTCCGTCGGAGATCTCAAGGGATATGTCAAAGAAACTCCTTGACGCATTCAAGAAAGTAAAGATCATGTCCCCTCCTACCGATTGTCTTTCTCCCATCGGTGAAGAACTGATCTATAAGGGTCTTGAGAAGGAGTTCAGTGTTGATTTCATTGCAACCACCACAAGGTCGGCTTCTGTTTTCTCAGGAAATCCTTTCGTCGTGGAAGTTGGTATTGCATACGGCGGTGACCTCCAGAAGGATGACCGGGTGGATATAATGAGATTTGCAAACCGTGTTCCACTGCTTTACCAGCAGGGCGGTTGCGTGACAACCCATGCGGTAGAGGGTATCAAGTGGAAACAGTACGGACTGAACCAGCCGGGAGGTGGCATGCCCACTGGTCCTGTGGTGATCCTTATCCATGTTGCATCCACCAACGTTCCTTTCACTTCCGAGTCCAAGGATGCCATTGCGGAGATCCCTGAGATAAGGGATGAGGTTGAGCTTGCCATCAAGGAAGTTTCAAGGAAGCTGAATCGCTACCTGAAACGTCAGGGTACACTGAAGAAAAGGCGTGAGAAAGAGGTCATTATTACCAAAGTGCTGCCGAAGATGGCACAAAAACTTGCTGACACCCTTGAGAGAGATGTTCCCGACATCAACCCTGTGGTGGCAAAGGTCATGGGTAACCTTCTTGTGATGCGTAAGGTCGAGCTGGACGGAAATGGTGGTGCCAATGTATCAGTGACCGTGAAGAACCATGGCAGCAAACTTGCTGATTTCAAGCTGCATGACATGCTTCCGTATGAGATTCAGGACGTTGTACCTGAGCCAAAGATAATCTCGATGGGAAGCGATTATGATTATGTCTGGAACCTGAAACTTTCTCCTGATGCTTCCAAGGCGGTGACCTACAAGCTGGAAACAGTTACCGAATCCGATATTTCAAGGCTTCCGCAACTGATCGTTGAGGGTATTGAGGAAGAACTTGTCACCGGTGCAAAGGCTATCAAAGGGGTGATCTGA
- a CDS encoding nucleoside deaminase, translating into MDKFMQAAIDEARTGSNDGGIPIGSVLVRDDTIIGRGHNLRVQEDDPMAHAEISCLRDAGRIGNYRGSILYSTLMPCYLCAGAVVQFGIKKVIVGESRTFPGAKEFMESHGVDVVDLDLDECVSMMEDFISSNPELWNEDIGECHSQPRKLNFIVLDRCSICI; encoded by the coding sequence ATGGACAAATTCATGCAAGCAGCAATAGACGAAGCAAGAACCGGAAGCAATGATGGTGGAATTCCCATCGGTTCAGTTCTCGTTAGGGATGATACTATTATTGGCAGGGGTCATAATTTACGTGTACAGGAGGATGATCCCATGGCACACGCTGAGATCTCATGCCTCAGGGACGCTGGGCGGATCGGGAATTATCGGGGCTCTATTCTCTATTCCACTTTGATGCCATGCTATCTTTGTGCTGGCGCGGTTGTACAATTTGGGATCAAAAAGGTCATTGTTGGCGAGTCAAGGACCTTTCCGGGTGCAAAGGAGTTCATGGAATCCCACGGTGTTGATGTGGTAGACCTTGATCTCGATGAATGTGTGTCTATGATGGAAGATTTCATCAGCAGCAATCCGGAACTCTGGAATGAAGATATTGGTGAATGCCACTCTCAGCCCCGAAAATTAAATTTTATCGTTTTAGACCGATGTAGTATCTGCATTTGA
- a CDS encoding peptidase U32 family protein, with protein sequence MDQPVKSGKIPELMMGVKNRAALSACKDHADGVYFSVDRFSLRARACDITLDDLNSFVSDIKEQGMNAYLALNTVIYPDDLPELDEVIDVVASSDVDAVIAWDPAVITKAVDAGLRVHISTQANVSNWQTVNFYASLGASRVVLARELSLEQIKEIRKNTDTELEVFIHGAMCQAISGRCYLSAYVLGKSGNCGECSQPCRWGWKLVGEDGSEVDLEGKYLLSARDLCMIEHIPELIDAGVDAFKVEGRLRDTRYTSTVSRCYREALDAYGEGTYTKEKAAGWKEEMASVFNRGFSTGFYFGVPGPDGMYIEQDMNISVVKRQAVGVVTNYYRKQSAAEVKLLESGIEVGDEIIIEGKNTYLEQKVVEIRNDDGSVQRAEPGEEVGLAVEGKVRENDRVYRLDVPDPAK encoded by the coding sequence ATGGACCAGCCTGTAAAATCCGGCAAGATCCCGGAACTTATGATGGGTGTGAAGAACCGTGCAGCTCTTTCGGCATGCAAGGATCATGCTGATGGCGTTTATTTTTCCGTGGACAGGTTCAGCCTCAGGGCAAGGGCCTGCGATATTACTCTTGATGACCTGAACTCATTTGTTTCCGATATCAAGGAGCAGGGAATGAATGCTTACCTTGCACTGAACACAGTGATCTATCCCGATGACCTTCCTGAACTTGATGAAGTGATCGACGTGGTGGCATCATCTGATGTTGATGCTGTCATTGCCTGGGACCCTGCTGTGATCACAAAAGCGGTGGATGCAGGTCTGCGTGTCCACATTTCCACACAGGCGAATGTGTCCAATTGGCAGACGGTCAATTTCTACGCATCCCTCGGGGCTTCCCGCGTTGTGCTTGCAAGGGAGCTCAGCCTTGAGCAGATCAAGGAGATCCGAAAGAACACCGACACCGAACTGGAGGTCTTCATTCACGGTGCTATGTGCCAGGCAATATCCGGCAGGTGTTATCTCTCAGCCTATGTCCTTGGCAAGTCCGGCAATTGCGGGGAATGCTCACAGCCATGTCGCTGGGGCTGGAAACTGGTCGGCGAGGACGGAAGTGAGGTCGATCTTGAAGGCAAGTACCTGCTCAGCGCAAGGGATCTTTGCATGATCGAACACATACCTGAGCTTATCGATGCAGGTGTGGATGCTTTTAAGGTTGAGGGTCGCTTGAGGGATACAAGGTATACTTCAACGGTTTCCCGGTGTTACCGCGAAGCACTTGATGCTTATGGGGAGGGTACTTACACTAAGGAGAAGGCTGCTGGCTGGAAGGAAGAAATGGCATCGGTTTTCAATCGTGGTTTTTCCACTGGTTTCTATTTCGGTGTCCCTGGTCCTGATGGTATGTACATCGAGCAGGATATGAACATCTCTGTTGTAAAGAGGCAGGCTGTAGGTGTTGTGACCAACTATTATCGTAAGCAGAGTGCTGCAGAGGTAAAGCTTCTGGAATCCGGAATTGAGGTTGGCGATGAGATCATCATCGAAGGTAAGAATACATACCTTGAGCAGAAAGTGGTCGAGATCCGGAATGATGATGGGTCTGTTCAGCGGGCTGAACCAGGTGAAGAGGTCGGTCTTGCTGTTGAGGGCAAGGTACGTGAGAATGACCGGGTTTACAGGCTTGATGTGCCTGATCCTGCTAAATAA
- a CDS encoding GyrI-like domain-containing protein yields the protein MSDIDIVEVEPQIVIGMRKTGKYGLISEMLPELYHYAFDNGLEITGGPTFICHEIGEEEAMRAYREENADVEVAVPIANEVDGTDTIKCYELPGGKMAKTIHKGPYEDSTQTYREFFAWIEEKGLTITGPTREIYLNDPMEVPPEEILTEIYAPVD from the coding sequence ATGTCTGATATAGATATTGTTGAAGTGGAGCCACAGATTGTTATTGGAATGAGGAAGACCGGAAAGTATGGGCTGATCTCAGAGATGCTTCCTGAACTTTACCATTATGCATTTGATAATGGTCTTGAGATCACAGGTGGTCCGACATTCATCTGTCATGAAATAGGTGAGGAAGAGGCCATGAGGGCCTATCGTGAAGAGAATGCTGATGTAGAGGTCGCTGTCCCGATAGCAAATGAGGTAGATGGGACTGACACGATAAAATGCTACGAACTTCCCGGCGGAAAGATGGCAAAGACCATCCACAAGGGTCCTTATGAAGATAGTACACAAACCTATAGAGAATTCTTTGCCTGGATCGAGGAAAAAGGACTAACAATTACAGGACCAACAAGGGAGATCTACCTGAACGATCCTATGGAAGTTCCTCCAGAGGAAATTCTTACCGAGATTTATGCACCGGTGGACTGA
- a CDS encoding dihydroorotate dehydrogenase electron transfer subunit gives MRPINSKITQIVEETPSIRTFRFDTSLDDAQPGQFVMVWVRGVDEVPMGCSFKNGITVQKVGDATSRLFEMKEGDSVGLRGPFGKGFTLPAKDENILIIAGGVGVAPLGPLADEAASVGAKVTTILGARTESELVFEQRFSEAGDVHVTTDDGSAGTCGFVTTVLAEMDVSEYDRICVCGPEIMMFNVLKMLEEKGAHDRAEFSLHRYFKCAIGVCGACCMDHEGLRVCKDGPVLNGSLLLDSEFGNYKRSSSSQRVKV, from the coding sequence AATTCTAAAATAACACAGATCGTAGAGGAAACTCCTTCTATCAGGACATTCCGTTTTGACACGTCCCTCGATGATGCCCAGCCAGGTCAGTTCGTGATGGTATGGGTACGTGGCGTGGACGAGGTCCCAATGGGATGCTCCTTCAAGAACGGTATCACCGTACAGAAAGTAGGTGATGCTACATCACGTCTCTTTGAGATGAAAGAAGGCGATTCTGTCGGTCTTCGTGGTCCTTTCGGAAAAGGTTTCACATTGCCTGCAAAGGATGAGAACATACTGATCATCGCCGGCGGTGTGGGTGTTGCCCCGCTTGGTCCGCTTGCTGATGAGGCTGCTTCCGTAGGTGCGAAAGTTACCACGATACTCGGGGCTAGGACTGAATCGGAGCTTGTTTTTGAGCAGAGGTTCTCAGAGGCAGGTGACGTTCATGTGACAACAGACGACGGTTCTGCCGGAACCTGTGGTTTTGTCACAACTGTACTGGCAGAAATGGATGTTTCCGAATACGACCGCATATGCGTATGTGGCCCTGAGATCATGATGTTCAATGTTCTCAAGATGCTGGAAGAAAAAGGTGCACATGACCGTGCGGAGTTCAGTCTCCACAGGTATTTCAAATGCGCAATTGGTGTGTGCGGTGCCTGCTGTATGGATCATGAAGGCCTGAGGGTCTGCAAGGATGGTCCTGTGCTGAACGGTTCTTTGTTGCTGGATTCAGAGTTTGGAAACTACAAGAGAAGTTCCAGCAGCCAGAGGGTTAAGGTCTGA